Proteins from one Streptomyces sp. NBC_00289 genomic window:
- a CDS encoding class I SAM-dependent methyltransferase produces MEKDERVRHSSSFGAAATAYAEHRPDYAQAAVRWALEPASGPRVLDLGAGTGKLTTTLVALGADVVAVEPDPAMLTELRRALPTVRALPGSAEAIPLPDASVDAVLAGNAMHWFDMAVAGPEIARVLAPGGILAGLWNVMDDQVDWVAGLARISGNAAIGPRDTPTSWRAETAGAHLPKTGAAARFGSPTRAEFPHGQRRTADSLVATIATRAGMLVMPEQEREATLDRIRAFLASRTETADGEFTLPMLTAVLRVRPL; encoded by the coding sequence GTGGAGAAGGACGAACGGGTACGTCACAGCTCGTCGTTCGGCGCGGCGGCGACCGCATACGCCGAGCACCGCCCGGACTACGCGCAGGCCGCGGTGCGCTGGGCGCTTGAGCCCGCGTCGGGCCCGCGGGTGCTCGACCTCGGGGCCGGAACGGGCAAGCTCACCACCACGCTGGTCGCGCTGGGAGCTGACGTCGTCGCGGTCGAGCCCGACCCGGCGATGCTGACCGAGCTGCGCCGTGCACTGCCGACGGTCCGTGCCCTGCCCGGTAGCGCGGAGGCGATACCGCTGCCGGACGCGTCCGTCGATGCCGTGCTGGCCGGCAACGCCATGCACTGGTTCGACATGGCTGTCGCGGGGCCCGAGATCGCCAGGGTCCTCGCACCCGGTGGCATCCTGGCCGGCCTGTGGAACGTCATGGACGACCAGGTCGACTGGGTTGCCGGGCTCGCGCGGATCAGCGGGAACGCGGCCATCGGCCCGCGTGACACGCCTACCAGCTGGCGCGCTGAGACGGCAGGCGCACACCTTCCGAAGACCGGTGCGGCTGCCCGGTTCGGCTCGCCGACGCGAGCTGAGTTCCCGCACGGCCAGCGCCGCACCGCCGACTCCCTCGTCGCGACCATCGCGACGCGTGCGGGAATGCTGGTCATGCCGGAACAGGAACGTGAGGCCACGCTCGACCGGATCCGCGCATTCCTCGCGAGCAGAACGGAGACCGCCGACGGCGAGTTCACCCTCCCGATGCTGACCGCCGTACTGCGCGTGCGTCCGCTGTGA
- a CDS encoding dihydrofolate reductase family protein: MRTLISTAFISLDGVVEAPGGEPGYRNSGWTFKDIAFLPEAFEIKGREQQEATAMLLGRTSYQAFSPVWPDMADFADYKVMPKYVVSTTLTETDLVSNWGDTTILRSLDEVAALKETQGGPIIVHGSAALNQALSDAGLIDRYHLLVFPLLLGAGKRLFSATDKDTQKLKLVEHEAYANGLQKNVFDVIH; this comes from the coding sequence ATGCGTACGTTGATCAGCACCGCCTTCATCTCCCTCGACGGCGTCGTGGAAGCTCCGGGTGGCGAGCCCGGCTACCGCAACTCGGGATGGACGTTCAAGGACATCGCGTTCCTCCCCGAAGCGTTCGAGATCAAGGGCCGTGAGCAGCAGGAAGCCACCGCGATGTTGTTGGGCCGGACCAGCTACCAGGCATTCAGTCCGGTGTGGCCCGACATGGCGGACTTCGCCGACTACAAGGTGATGCCGAAGTACGTCGTCTCCACCACCCTCACCGAGACCGACCTGGTCTCGAACTGGGGCGACACCACGATTCTGCGCTCGCTCGACGAGGTCGCCGCGTTGAAGGAGACTCAGGGCGGCCCGATCATCGTGCACGGCAGTGCCGCCCTGAACCAGGCCCTTTCGGACGCCGGCCTGATCGACCGATACCACCTGCTCGTCTTCCCGCTGCTGCTCGGCGCGGGAAAGCGTCTGTTCAGCGCCACGGACAAGGACACCCAGAAGCTGAAGCTCGTCGAGCACGAGGCGTACGCCAACGGCCTGCAGAAGAACGTCTTCGACGTCATCCACTGA
- the tnpA gene encoding IS200/IS605 family transposase, with amino-acid sequence MSPRWEPDPDIRRGNHVVFHLHAHLVFVTKYRREIFNDEMLTRCETIMRDVCESFGAQLREFNGEGDHVHLLVHYPPKIALSKLVNSLKGVSSRYLRAEYTGRINQIGTGSVFWSPSYFAASCGGAPLSIVKDYIDNQKRPA; translated from the coding sequence ATGTCACCACGCTGGGAACCAGATCCCGATATCCGACGAGGAAATCATGTCGTCTTCCACCTCCACGCACACTTGGTGTTCGTCACGAAGTACCGGCGTGAGATCTTCAACGACGAGATGCTGACGCGCTGCGAGACGATCATGCGGGACGTGTGCGAGAGCTTCGGCGCCCAGCTGCGGGAGTTCAACGGCGAAGGCGATCACGTCCACCTGCTCGTGCACTACCCGCCGAAAATCGCCCTGTCCAAGCTCGTCAACTCCCTCAAGGGCGTCAGTTCCCGCTACCTGCGCGCGGAGTACACCGGCCGGATCAACCAGATCGGGACGGGCTCGGTGTTCTGGTCCCCGTCCTACTTCGCAGCATCCTGCGGCGGCGCACCGCTGAGCATCGTCAAGGACTACATCGACAACCAGAAACGCCCCGCCTGA
- a CDS encoding RNA-guided endonuclease InsQ/TnpB family protein has translation MIRAYKFLLRPTVRQQQALGEMLRDHCSLYNGALQERRDAWRHPSKTTVAYGMQSAQLKEIRAFDPERQGRWSFSSQQATLRRLDKAFAAFFRRVRSGQTPGYPRFRGVNWFDTVDFPKDGDGCRWNATPHDPVTRVRFQGVGHVKVNQHRPVAGRVKTVSVKREGRRWFVVLTAEQEQPEPLPATGSMVGIDLGIANFLADSNGEFVPNPRHGRRAAAKLQAAQQALSRFPRRKATDRTANHQRAVDKVARLHGKVRRQRLDHAHKTALSLVRAHDVIAHEDLQIRNMSRAPAPKPDPDRPGTFLPNGAAAKAGLNTSINDAGWGVFLTILHAKAESAGREVIAVNPRNTSRTCPECGHTAKENRPTQEKFHCLACGHTAHADTVAATNVLRAGLVRRNANPA, from the coding sequence ATGATCCGTGCGTACAAGTTCCTCCTGCGGCCCACCGTCCGCCAGCAGCAGGCGCTGGGCGAGATGCTGCGCGACCACTGCTCCCTCTACAACGGGGCCTTGCAGGAACGCCGCGACGCCTGGCGGCACCCGTCGAAGACCACCGTCGCGTACGGCATGCAGTCCGCTCAGCTCAAAGAGATCCGGGCGTTCGACCCGGAGCGTCAGGGCCGCTGGTCGTTCTCCTCGCAGCAGGCCACCCTGCGCCGCCTGGACAAGGCGTTCGCCGCGTTCTTCCGCCGGGTCAGGTCCGGGCAGACGCCCGGCTATCCGCGCTTTCGCGGCGTGAACTGGTTCGACACGGTGGACTTCCCGAAGGACGGCGACGGCTGCCGGTGGAATGCCACTCCGCACGATCCCGTCACCCGTGTCCGCTTCCAGGGCGTCGGGCATGTGAAGGTCAACCAGCACCGGCCGGTGGCCGGCCGGGTCAAGACCGTCTCCGTCAAGCGCGAGGGACGTCGGTGGTTCGTCGTACTGACCGCCGAGCAGGAGCAGCCCGAGCCGCTGCCCGCGACCGGCAGCATGGTCGGCATCGACCTGGGCATCGCCAACTTCCTCGCCGACTCCAACGGCGAGTTCGTACCCAACCCGCGCCACGGCCGCCGCGCGGCCGCCAAGCTTCAAGCCGCGCAGCAGGCGCTGTCCCGGTTCCCGCGCCGCAAGGCCACAGACCGCACTGCCAACCACCAGCGGGCGGTGGACAAGGTTGCCCGGCTCCACGGCAAGGTGCGGCGCCAGCGGCTCGACCACGCGCACAAGACCGCCCTTAGCCTGGTCCGCGCGCACGACGTCATCGCGCACGAAGACCTCCAGATCCGCAACATGAGCAGGGCCCCCGCACCGAAGCCCGACCCCGACCGGCCGGGCACCTTCCTGCCCAACGGGGCCGCCGCCAAGGCCGGGCTCAACACGTCGATCAACGATGCCGGTTGGGGGGTGTTTTTGACGATCCTGCACGCCAAGGCTGAAAGCGCCGGACGGGAAGTGATCGCCGTCAACCCCCGCAACACCTCCCGCACCTGCCCCGAATGCGGACACACCGCGAAGGAGAACCGGCCCACACAGGAAAAATTCCACTGCCTTGCCTGCGGCCACACCGCGCACGCCGACACAGTCGCAGCCACCAACGTTCTACGGGCCGGGCTGGTCCGTCGCAACGCCAACCCGGCATAG
- a CDS encoding IS3 family transposase, giving the protein MESMGKKKPRPRRSFTPEFKAEIVELCRRGDRSVGQIAKDFDLTETAVRDWVKQAEVDAGERDGLTSSEREELAALRRENRRLREDVDILKRATAFFAKETR; this is encoded by the coding sequence ATGGAGAGCATGGGGAAGAAGAAGCCTCGCCCTCGTCGCTCGTTCACGCCGGAGTTCAAGGCGGAGATCGTCGAGCTGTGTCGACGCGGTGACCGCTCGGTCGGTCAGATCGCCAAGGACTTCGATCTGACCGAGACCGCGGTGCGTGACTGGGTGAAGCAGGCCGAGGTCGATGCGGGCGAGCGGGACGGCCTGACCAGCAGCGAACGTGAGGAACTGGCCGCACTGCGGCGGGAGAACCGCCGTCTGCGTGAGGACGTCGACATCCTCAAGCGGGCCACGGCTTTCTTCGCGAAGGAGACCCGGTGA
- a CDS encoding IS3 family transposase — MLGQRTRRVVLRHRQRELLDAVSWPSRAAARTAIFDFIEGWYNLHRLHSSLGYRSPAEYETALAA, encoded by the coding sequence ATGCTGGGACAACGCACTCGCCGAGTCGTTCTTCGCCACCGTCAAAGGGAGCTGCTCGACGCCGTCTCCTGGCCCAGCCGGGCCGCCGCCCGCACCGCGATCTTCGATTTCATCGAGGGCTGGTACAACTTGCACCGTCTGCACAGCAGCCTCGGCTATCGCAGTCCCGCCGAATACGAGACCGCACTCGCAGCCTGA
- a CDS encoding TetR/AcrR family transcriptional regulator, which produces MRADAKKNRDHVLAVAGTAITEQGVDVSLRDIARRADVGLATLLRHFPTREALLEALLHTSFGELTAKAGELETSNSPADALVSWLRDCVAWTTEYRGVTVLMAAAIEDTDSALHASCVTLRAAGARLLARAQAAGTARTDIDGTDLFALIAALAWIGDQPSLAPRADHLFDVVASSILTNPASTATGETPAPSRS; this is translated from the coding sequence ATGCGGGCCGACGCCAAGAAGAACCGCGACCACGTGCTCGCCGTAGCGGGCACCGCCATCACCGAGCAAGGCGTCGACGTATCACTGCGTGACATCGCGCGCAGGGCCGACGTAGGGCTCGCGACGCTGCTGCGTCACTTTCCGACGCGCGAGGCGCTGCTCGAGGCCTTGCTCCACACGAGCTTCGGCGAGCTGACGGCGAAGGCAGGCGAGCTCGAGACGTCGAACTCGCCGGCAGATGCTCTCGTTTCGTGGCTACGCGACTGCGTCGCGTGGACGACGGAGTATCGGGGCGTGACGGTGCTGATGGCAGCCGCGATCGAGGACACCGACTCCGCACTCCACGCTTCATGCGTCACCCTTCGTGCGGCTGGTGCGCGGCTCCTCGCCCGTGCCCAGGCCGCGGGCACAGCGCGGACCGACATCGACGGCACCGATCTGTTCGCGCTGATAGCGGCGCTGGCGTGGATCGGCGATCAACCCTCGCTCGCCCCGCGCGCCGATCACCTCTTCGATGTGGTCGCGAGCTCGATCCTGACGAATCCAGCGAGCACCGCTACCGGGGAAACCCCGGCTCCGAGCCGTAGCTGA
- a CDS encoding NADP-dependent oxidoreductase has product MPTHTMRAVRLHEHGGPEVLRYDDVPIPEPGPGEVLVRVHAVGVNPPDWYLRDGMTRMPGETESTVSLPVIPGTDVSGVVEAVAADVDGLAVGDEVFGLLRFPSFDGSAYAEYVAAPASDLARKPARIDHVQAAGAPMAGLTAWQFLIEVGHDHPSPFQKARHRPTALGADTTVLINGAAGGVGHFALQLAKWKGARVIAVASGAHESFLNELGADEFVDYTKNRPEELVHDIDLVLDTVGGPNSRRFLRTLKRGGSQFPVLPGDFDEEETAKLGVTVSSAQVRSNGAQLAELARLLDAGTVRVAIDSTFPLADARAAHERAARGHVQGKIVLTVA; this is encoded by the coding sequence ATGCCGACACACACAATGAGGGCGGTCCGGCTCCATGAGCACGGCGGCCCCGAAGTTCTGCGTTACGACGATGTGCCGATCCCCGAGCCGGGGCCGGGTGAGGTGCTTGTTCGCGTCCACGCGGTCGGCGTCAATCCTCCGGACTGGTACCTGCGCGACGGGATGACCAGGATGCCCGGGGAGACGGAATCGACGGTCAGCCTGCCGGTGATTCCAGGGACGGACGTGTCGGGCGTCGTCGAGGCCGTCGCCGCGGACGTGGACGGTCTCGCCGTAGGTGATGAAGTCTTCGGTCTACTGCGTTTTCCCAGCTTCGACGGCAGCGCATACGCCGAGTACGTGGCCGCGCCTGCGTCGGACCTCGCACGCAAGCCGGCCCGCATCGACCATGTACAGGCCGCCGGGGCGCCGATGGCCGGACTGACGGCGTGGCAGTTCCTGATCGAGGTCGGACACGATCACCCCTCGCCCTTCCAGAAGGCGCGGCATCGCCCGACGGCACTCGGCGCCGACACGACCGTGCTCATCAACGGTGCCGCGGGCGGCGTGGGGCACTTCGCGCTACAGCTGGCGAAGTGGAAGGGCGCACGCGTTATCGCCGTGGCATCGGGCGCGCATGAATCGTTCCTGAACGAGCTCGGCGCCGATGAGTTCGTCGACTACACCAAGAACCGCCCTGAGGAACTCGTGCACGACATCGACCTTGTTCTCGACACCGTCGGTGGCCCCAACAGCAGGCGCTTCCTGCGCACGCTCAAGCGTGGCGGCTCCCAGTTCCCCGTGCTCCCCGGGGACTTCGACGAAGAAGAGACCGCGAAGCTGGGCGTCACGGTCTCGAGCGCACAGGTCCGCTCGAACGGCGCGCAGCTCGCCGAACTGGCACGCCTGCTCGACGCGGGCACGGTTCGCGTCGCGATCGACAGTACGTTCCCGCTCGCGGATGCCCGAGCAGCCCACGAACGCGCGGCCCGAGGACATGTCCAAGGCAAGATCGTGCTCACGGTCGCTTAG
- a CDS encoding FG-GAP repeat domain-containing protein, whose translation MQRQRMNRQRRASRSGLAVVLAVTGAVALPAARAVADDRVPVPPVAPRFHDDFNGDGYGDLAVGTPSATVAGKYRAGYVAVLYGSASGLKTSTKRVFTQNSAGIPGTAEAGDEFGSALTSADLDRDGFADLVVGVGGEDTGGGLNSGVVEVLWGGVRGLSSGTVARSGSEGDHLGAQGRLAAGDADGDGAIDLLTVVNQHDLSLTGGPFTRGGSAAGRRQVVKDAYDSHVMDLAVGDINGDGVTDVVAAENDADEFDSRRIVYWYGTHQGLTPYTLVYDVDGAGLMGGENLDVGDVNADGYDDIVVGRAVDGYDSDLDTYRAKGGRITWIPGTAAGPDGVRATFFSQATPGVPGGAEKGDRFGTDVQVGDVDGDGYEDVVTGLPGEDRHREDLDQSNIGMVAYLRGTADGLTAVGARVVSQDSWGAIPGASEPGDAFGSALHLGDSNGDGREDMSVGAPGENSSSGSVWGFRSEAYVVSAGNTIIFGNSLLGTNRTKARLGSGFAY comes from the coding sequence ATGCAGAGACAGCGCATGAACAGACAGCGACGCGCGTCCCGTTCGGGGCTGGCCGTCGTCCTTGCGGTCACCGGGGCGGTCGCCCTGCCCGCGGCCCGCGCGGTCGCCGACGATCGTGTGCCCGTCCCTCCCGTGGCGCCGAGGTTCCACGACGACTTCAACGGCGACGGATACGGCGACCTCGCGGTGGGCACGCCCTCCGCCACCGTCGCCGGGAAGTACAGAGCCGGTTACGTGGCCGTGCTGTACGGCTCGGCGAGCGGGCTGAAGACCTCCACGAAGCGGGTGTTCACGCAGAACAGTGCCGGGATACCGGGCACGGCCGAGGCCGGTGACGAGTTCGGCAGTGCGCTGACCAGCGCCGACCTGGACCGGGACGGCTTCGCGGACCTGGTCGTCGGGGTCGGTGGCGAGGACACCGGCGGCGGACTGAACTCCGGTGTGGTGGAGGTTCTTTGGGGCGGCGTCCGGGGACTGTCGTCCGGGACCGTGGCGCGGTCCGGCAGCGAGGGCGACCACCTCGGCGCGCAGGGGCGTCTCGCGGCCGGGGACGCGGACGGCGACGGCGCGATCGACCTGCTCACCGTCGTGAACCAGCACGATCTGTCGCTGACCGGCGGCCCCTTCACTCGTGGCGGCTCGGCCGCCGGCCGCCGGCAGGTGGTGAAGGACGCCTACGACAGCCATGTCATGGATCTGGCGGTCGGTGACATCAACGGCGACGGCGTCACCGACGTCGTGGCCGCCGAGAACGACGCCGACGAGTTCGACTCCCGCCGGATCGTGTACTGGTACGGCACCCACCAGGGGCTCACCCCGTACACGCTGGTCTACGACGTCGACGGCGCCGGGCTGATGGGCGGCGAGAACCTTGACGTCGGCGACGTGAACGCCGACGGCTACGACGACATCGTGGTGGGCCGGGCCGTCGACGGCTACGACAGCGACCTCGACACCTACCGCGCCAAGGGCGGCCGGATCACCTGGATCCCCGGCACCGCGGCTGGTCCCGACGGGGTCAGGGCGACCTTCTTCAGCCAGGCCACCCCCGGTGTCCCGGGAGGCGCCGAGAAGGGCGACCGTTTCGGCACCGACGTCCAGGTGGGAGACGTCGACGGCGACGGTTACGAGGACGTGGTCACGGGCCTGCCGGGGGAGGACAGGCACCGGGAGGACCTGGACCAGTCCAACATCGGCATGGTCGCGTATCTGCGCGGCACCGCGGACGGGCTGACCGCCGTCGGGGCCCGGGTGGTCTCCCAGGACTCCTGGGGTGCCATCCCGGGCGCCTCGGAACCGGGCGACGCCTTCGGTAGCGCCTTGCACCTCGGTGACAGCAACGGCGACGGCCGGGAGGACATGAGCGTCGGCGCGCCGGGGGAGAATTCCAGCTCCGGCTCTGTGTGGGGCTTCCGCTCGGAGGCGTACGTGGTGTCGGCCGGAAACACGATCATCTTCGGCAACAGCCTCCTCGGCACCAACAGGACCAAGGCGCGCCTGGGTTCGGGCTTCGCCTACTGA
- a CDS encoding MFS transporter, whose translation MSGAGGSETATDGRRQVPLRRNKGFRMLWIGQLLSDTGSQVGGLAYPLLILALTDSAVLAGVVGTVRAIVLLCLQLPAGALSDRFDRRLTMIICDVVRAVLMAALGILIVWDLASWPVVLAVSLIEGGAGAIFVPSAAAALPGIVPDGQLEQAWAATEARAYGAGLAGPALGGVLFGVGRAVPFLVDAVSFAVSFGTVSRIRGRFRPENAAGRKSLWREVADGLQLVWQVPILRAAVIQTPLVNFAFSGVIFSITLTMQQHGTPTAVIGLVQAAIAAGGLLGSVVAPRLQGRMRLATLATTITLAGALLFGAAALLVPSPLVAAPVALALLLAPAANGALVAVVLRSAPEDMRGRVISTVVMAATALATLAPLIAGLIIQHISGAWAVGAFATTTAAAAVLCLILPGFRHAESPGAAPGRVA comes from the coding sequence GTGAGCGGCGCCGGCGGAAGCGAGACAGCCACCGATGGGCGACGGCAGGTTCCGCTCCGGCGTAACAAGGGCTTCCGGATGCTGTGGATCGGCCAGCTGCTGTCCGATACCGGCTCGCAGGTCGGCGGACTCGCGTATCCGCTGCTCATCCTGGCCCTGACTGACTCGGCAGTGCTCGCCGGTGTGGTGGGTACGGTGCGGGCGATTGTCCTGCTGTGCCTGCAACTGCCCGCCGGGGCGCTGTCGGACCGGTTCGACCGGCGGCTGACGATGATCATCTGCGACGTCGTGCGCGCCGTCCTCATGGCTGCGCTCGGCATCCTGATCGTGTGGGATCTCGCGTCCTGGCCGGTGGTCCTGGCCGTGAGTCTGATCGAGGGGGGTGCAGGTGCCATTTTCGTCCCGTCCGCCGCCGCCGCGTTGCCGGGAATCGTGCCGGACGGGCAGCTCGAGCAGGCGTGGGCCGCCACCGAAGCCCGGGCGTATGGTGCCGGTCTGGCCGGCCCGGCGCTCGGCGGGGTGCTGTTCGGGGTGGGCCGGGCTGTCCCGTTCCTGGTCGACGCCGTCTCCTTCGCGGTCTCGTTCGGCACGGTGAGCCGGATCCGCGGGCGGTTCCGGCCGGAGAACGCGGCCGGGCGCAAGTCGTTGTGGCGCGAGGTGGCCGATGGCCTGCAGCTTGTCTGGCAGGTGCCGATTCTGCGCGCGGCGGTGATCCAGACGCCCCTGGTGAACTTCGCCTTCAGCGGCGTGATCTTCAGCATCACTCTCACGATGCAACAACACGGAACCCCCACCGCGGTGATCGGCCTGGTGCAGGCAGCCATCGCGGCCGGCGGCCTGCTCGGCTCCGTGGTCGCACCCCGGCTGCAAGGGCGCATGCGCCTGGCAACCCTGGCCACCACGATCACCCTGGCCGGGGCCCTGCTGTTCGGCGCGGCGGCTCTCCTCGTCCCGTCACCGCTGGTGGCGGCGCCGGTCGCCCTGGCGCTGCTGCTCGCGCCGGCCGCCAACGGCGCGCTGGTTGCCGTAGTGCTTCGCAGCGCGCCCGAGGACATGCGCGGCCGAGTGATCAGCACCGTGGTGATGGCGGCCACCGCGCTGGCGACGCTGGCGCCACTGATCGCCGGTCTGATCATCCAGCACATATCCGGAGCCTGGGCGGTGGGTGCCTTCGCCACCACGACCGCCGCCGCGGCCGTGCTGTGCCTGATCCTGCCAGGCTTTCGGCATGCGGAGTCCCCGGGGGCCGCACCGGGCCGAGTGGCGTAA